In the Verrucomicrobiota bacterium JB022 genome, one interval contains:
- a CDS encoding type II toxin-antitoxin system VapC family toxin has product MIFDTDVLIWCFRGNSKAAEAIRAATSRAISAVTLMELHQGARNKQEQKQIGKFLRELSFSVLPLSENISHRACIYVEEYSLSDSLEMADALIAATAVEYRHTVLTGNGKHYRMITEIDLEVFRKD; this is encoded by the coding sequence GTCCTGATCTGGTGCTTCCGAGGTAATTCAAAAGCGGCTGAAGCTATCCGTGCGGCAACCTCCCGCGCAATTTCCGCCGTTACGTTGATGGAGTTGCACCAAGGTGCCCGCAACAAGCAAGAACAGAAGCAGATTGGCAAATTTCTCCGCGAACTGTCTTTCTCTGTTCTACCTTTGTCGGAGAATATCAGCCATCGCGCGTGTATATACGTCGAGGAGTATTCGCTATCAGACTCTCTCGAAATGGCCGATGCTCTCATCGCCGCGACCGCCGTTGAATACCGTCACACCGTTTTGACGGGAAACGGCAAACACTATCGGATGATCACAGAAATAGACCTCGAAGTGTTCCGTAAGGATTAA